Sequence from the bacterium genome:
GGATCGGGTAGGGGGCAGAATTCATTGTTGGCTTAGATCCGGTTCGGGTTGAAAAAACGGCATAAAAAATGCTGACGAATCCAACTTTGGTATTGACTTTTCGTGGATTTTTGATATAATAATCATTCTTTGCCTTAAAAACATGCCCCCAAGTAAAAAGTTAAAGCCTTGGGGGTAGGGGTCTATTATTCTTTTTTGGGTTTAAAGCCCACCTAGCTCAGTCGGTAGAGCGCGTCCTTGGTAAGGACGAGGTCACCAGTTCAACCCTGGTGGTGGGCTCCACTTTTCAAATTCAAAACAACCCCGGCAGATCTGAAAAACAATATTCTTAAAACAGGAGTTTAAAGAACCATCATGGCCAAAGCAAAATTTGAGCGTAAGAAGCCGCACGTCAATATCGGGACGATCGGCCACGTGGACCACGGCAAGACGACCCTGACCAGCGCGATCACGAAGTACCTGT
This genomic interval carries:
- a CDS encoding GTP-binding protein, translating into MAKAKFERKKPHVNIGTIGHVDHGKTTLTSAITKYL